The region AATGGCTGTAGCTGCAATTATTGTTCACTGGACCGATGGTTTTGGACGCCAGGAATTACCTTTATTATATATGGGAGGATTTCTCTTGCTTTTCTTTACCGGTGCAGGTAAATTCTCACTGGATTATTATCTTTTAAAGAGAAAATAATGAATAAGGAGAATCGTCGGGATTTTTTAAAGAAAACCGGCTTGGTAGGTATCGGCAGCTTTATCAATCCATTTTCAGTTTTTTCTGAAAATCAACGAAAATTCAATAAATTTCAGCAAAATTCCTATTTAATTAAGAACGCCACCATTTTAAGTATGGACGATGAAATTGGCGATTTGGCTTCCGCCGATATTCTTATTAAAGACGGTAAAATAGCAAAACTTGGGAATCAAATTGAAATTCCTCCAGGCACTGAAACAATTAATGCCGAAGGTGGCATTTTAATTCCGGGGCTTATTGATTGTCATTGGCATTTATGGACCTCCTTATTACGTAGTATGGCCGGGGATTCTGCTGAAGAAGGCTATTTTAAAATGACAGCCCGATTTTCCAGGCTGTATACTCCAGAAGATATGGAGCTGGCGGCAAACTATGCTATTGCCGAAGCTATTTATTCCGGAATTACCTGTATAAGCGATTATAATCATAATGCCAGAAGCCCAGAATTTGTAAAAGCCAGTTTTGATGCCATGACGAATATGGGCATTCGGGGTCACGTTAGTTATGGAACTTATCGTGATATGCCTGGTAGCACTCCTACCGATTTTAAAGGAATTAATGAATTAAAACAACTAATTAATTTAAATTCAAAATATAAAGACATCAGTTTAGGACTGGGTTCACGTTCTGCGAATTACCAAAATATCGAAAAAGACTGGGAACGAGCCCGGGAGTTGGGCTTACAAATTACCATTCACGCCAGTTCTAATGAGAGTCAAAAAGATCAAATAGCATCGCTATTCAGAAAAAATCTTTTAGCTGAAGATGTCAATATTATTCACGGCAACGCAATTACTCCAGATGAAGTTAAAATGGTAGAAAATACCGGGGCGAGTCTTACCATGACGCCGTATTCTGAAATGCGCATTGGCTATGGCCTACCAAAAATTAATGAATTATATGAATCTAAAATTAATTGCTGTGTAGGCATAGATACTACCGCTTTAACCGGAAACGCTCACTTACTGGATTCTTTGAAATTACTACAAAACCTCGCAAATGCTAATGCTAAAAATGAATTTTACTTGCATCCAAAGGAAGTTTTAAAAATGGCAACAATAAATGGAGCTAAAAATTTGGGTATAGATAAGGAAACCGGTTCAATCACACCGGGAAAAAGTGCCGACCTGGTTTTACTAAAAAAATCTGATATTAATTTTTCTACCGGTAATAAACCTTATCACCTTGCAATTGAAGCCGCACTGCCCGAAAATATGAAACTGGTTATGGCAAAAGGAAAAATTTTAAAGTACGATGAGCAGCTCACCAGCATAGATACCAACAACTTAATAGAGCAGGCTAAAAATCGTTTTGCAGAAATGGAAAAAGAAATTAAATAAAACCTTCCTGAAATTAATTCATTATTAGGAAGGTTATTAAAGTATCTGTTTATTCGAGATTTAATGCTCCGAGGCTCGCCTCGAAATCAAAGTAACTGGTGCCTGAGCAACTAATTATCCTTGGTCGTATCAGGATCGGGAATATCATCTAAATCTTGCTTTTCCTTTTGGGTTCCTTTTTTATTAAACCGGTAATTTTCTTCGTCTACCAATTTATCTTTATCGTTTTTGGCGGTTTGGTTACTGCCCGGGATATCTAAATTATCGGCAGTAAAATCTACCGGTTTCTCCCTGTCTAATTCTTTATCCTGACCTTTATTCATGCTTCGGCCTTTTTTATTTAAGGCTTGTTTATCTTCAGCAGTAACATCAGCATTATACTTTTTGTTTTCTTCTTGCTTACTCATATCTCTATTTTTCTTTTAAATTAAGAAATAGAATAGAACCTTTGGGTTAAGAACTGGTTAAAATAAAAAGGCCTAAAAAGAATTCAATCTTTTTAGGCCCGTAATAATTGGAAATAGGTTGATTATTCAGATTCCAACATCGCAAAGAATTTATCCAGGTTTGGTATAATTACAATCCTGGTTCTTCTGTTTTTTGATCTGTTATCGTTATTGGTATTATCTACCAAAGGTTGGTAGCTACTTCTACCTGCTGCGATAAGTTTTTCTGGTGCTACATTATACTTGTCCTGAAGTATTCTAACAATTGAAGTTGCTCTTCTTACACTTAAATCCCAGTTATCCTGGATGTAAGATCCTTCTACCATAGTACGATCGTCGGTATGGCCTTCAATCATTACTTCCATTGCAGGTTCAGAGTTTATTACTTCAGCAAGCTTTTTTAGTAAAGGTTGAGCATTGTTAGATACACGGTAGCTTCCGCTTCCAAATAATAATTTATCTGAAACATTAATCATTACTACAGTTTCATCTACAGTAATATCAATATCTTCATCGTCAGCTCCTTCAGAAATATTGCTTTTTAGATTGTGCGAAACTGCAAGGTTAATAGAATCTTCTAAAGTTTCGGCACCCGATACTTTCTTAGGATCCATTTTTGCGATTGTTGCCCGCATCTGGGTCTTGTTATTATTAGACATCACAGTAAGATCGTTCATCTCCATCTTACTATCATTCTCTTCGCGTAAAGAATTAATTTTTGAATTGTAATCTGCTACACGCTCTTCAATACGTGCAAATTTTTCTTCAATTTCTTCTTTTTCTACCTGAGTTTTTTGCAACGTGCTTCGGGTATCGTTTAATTCTTCCTCTAAAGTCACGTATTTTTTCTTAGAAACACACGAGCTTAGCATTGTTGCGGCTAAAACGGTTACAGCGATTGTTCTTTTCATATTTCGGATTTTTTAAGTTAGGCCTTGTATAATTTAGATTTGGTTTTTGTAAGGCTTGTAGGTATTGGGCGAGAATCATACCATGTTGGTAAAGTAGTTGATAGTATAAAGTAGATAAACCCCGGTTGGTTTTTTAACTTCTCATTTTATGAGACTTAGAAGGACCCTTTAAGGAGAAATTAACTTTGTAGAAAGGTTTTCGGTTAAAAAAGTATAATTCCAAAATCTGTGGAATTCGATCAAAATGTGTGGTAAAATTACACACTTTTTAATATTGAAAAGTTGAATTGTCCCATTCGGCATCAGGGTTAAATAACTTACTACAATATTTTAAAATTATTTTTACTTACTAATATTATAAATGTAAATGGGAATTATGAAAAATTCAAAGTCTTTTTACCGGGTGATTTTATCGATCCTACTTGCTTTTAGTTTATCGGCTTGTAGTAATGACGACGATGTAGATAATGTAGATGACGTAACCGATGATCTTACAGATGATGTGAATGGATCTGACGACGCCAATAATGGAAGTGGTGATGGAAATGGAGATCCTGATCCTGATGCGGCAGCTGTTTTTGTTTTAATAGATGAAGAAAGTATTGATAATGGAAACGAACCAAACGATTTCTCTGAAACCGATGTGAACGATGATATTTCTGCAATTGGACAACGAGACGTGCTCGCATATTTTAGCGAAAATCCCGGTGAAGAAATTACACTTTATACCGGCCAGACCGGCGATGAAGCCTGGTTTGTATTAAAAGAAATTCCGACCTCCTGGGACGAGGCCGGGCCAAATGAAAGTGGCGCGAGAAACTTCCTTGAAGCCGGTCCCGGTTTAGGCCAGGACGAAACTGAAGATTTATTAGATGAAGTTCCCGACGTCACACCACTTAGGGCAACCGGATTGGCCATGTTGACTGGTCAAACCATTATTGCAGTAGTTTTTGATAGCGATATTAGCATCAATTACGATCCTTTAGAAGGAAATTTACAGGGAGAAAACCTTGGTGTAGTTGCTTTTGAAGTATTAAACGTTACCGAAAGAGCAGATGGTTCAGATTCTGATTTGCCATCTGTAAATATCAGGATTTTAGATTATGCGGCAGTTGAAGCCCTGCAATTAAACCTGTTTAACAACGCACCGGTACCAGAATCCTCTTCAGAACCTGAAGATATAACGCCACCCGCTACGATTCCAGATATTGAATTAAGTCCCGCGGAATAATGCTTAATTAACTAAACCTTAAGCCTAAAAACTTCATATTATTGTAAGAATACAATAAATTTGGAATTCTAGCGATCACAGGATTTGGAAAAAGAAAAAAAGAAGAAGAAAAAAAGATACCGCATATTAAAGATCCTCGCAAAATTCTTTGCGGGGCTCTTTATTTTTATAATACTTTTGCTCCTTTTTATTAGAAGTCCCTGGGGCCAGGACATTATAAAAGAACAGGTAGTAAAGAATATTTCGGGTAAAACCAATACCGAAATTTCTCTGGATAAACTCTTTATAACCTTTGCCGGAAATATCCAGCTCGATGGTCTTTACCTTGAGGATAAAAAAGGAGATACCCTGGTGTATTCAAAATCCCTGGAAGCCGATATTCCTATTTGGCCCATTATTCAGGGAAATGCTGTAAGTATAGACAATTTAGATTGGGAAGGTTTAAAAGCTAATATTACCAGAAAAGATTCTATTGAAGGCTTTAATTACGAATTTTTAATGGAAGCTTTCGCAGCCGATTCTACCCAACAAACTACTCAAACCACTACACAGCAAGATACTACTGCTACACAGGAAATTAATATTGGAGATTTAAACTTTAAAGATTTTGACATCACTTTTAGAGATGATGTAATGGGAATTGACACCCAGGTGAACTTCGAAGAGCTTATACTGGAACTGGAAAAAACCGATCTTGAAAAAATGGATTTCCGCGCCAAAAATGCCAGCATAACCAATGCGCAAATAAATTATACTCAAAATAAGCCATTTCCCGAACCCGAAAATGAAGAACCGGCACCTATGCCATATTTGATGGTAGATAATTTTAACCTGGAAAATGTGCAGGCTAATTATAATTCTGTTCCTGATGGAATTAATGCGAATCTGGATATCACAGAATTTCTAGCTGAAGTTCCGGTAATGGATCTTAAAAGTCAGGAGATTAAAGTGAACAGGCTGGCACTTAATAATTCTGATATTAAATTGGAAATGAAAACTTTAGAAAAGCCCCAGGATACTATTAGCACTGATACTTCAGCGTTTACCTGGCCCGAATGGAAGGTAGATGTAAATGAAATTAATTTTTCTGAAAATAAACTAAGTTATTTAGTAGATAGCGCTAAGCCTAAACAGGGGAAATTTAATCCTGAAGCTCTGGTGCTTGATTCTCTTAATTTTAATGCGAATAATTTATTTTTAAGAGACCAAAAATCTGGGGTAGAAGTTGTTGCATTAAACTTTAATGAAGCCTCAGGCCTTAATTTAAAAAAGCTTAATTTCAACTTAAATCTTCAAGAAACGCAATTAAACCTTTCAGACCTGGCATTGGCCTTAAATGAAAACCAATTAGAAGGTGAAGCTACTTTAAAATATAATTCTATCCAGGAATTAATTGATAATTCTGAATCGGCAGAGCTTGCGTTAAATTTACCTACCATTTTAGTAGATATAAAAGACGCTTTTAGATTTCAGCCAAATTTAAGGTCTAATCCTTATATGAAGGAATTAAGTACAAATAAAGTATCAGGAAATCTTCAGGCTTCAGGAAAACTTTCAGCAATAGCTATTGCCAGGGCTAATTTTAATTGGAAAAACACTTCATTTTCTGCTAACGGAAATATTTATAACGCCACAGATCCCGATAATATTCGTTTCAATATTCCGCGTTTCAATGCAAAATCCAGGAAATCTGATCTTAAAGGTTTTGTAAGTGATAAAGATTTGGGTATCAATATTCCTAAAAATATTCAGCTTAGTGGGAATTTTGAAGGCGGCCTGGAAGATCTTTCTACCAAAGCACTTTTACAAACTTCCGAAGGTGATATTCGCTTAAAAGGGAACTTCTCAAACCAGGAAGAAATAGTTTTTGAAGGAATAATGACTTCAGAAGAACTTGAGCTGGGAAATATTCTGCAAAATCAAAGCCTGGGTGCTTTAAATATTAAAATTGAAACTTCTGGAAAGGGAAGTACAATAAACACGCTTGATGCCACCCTGGACGCGACCATAATTTCATTTGCTTATAACAATTACGAGATAAAAGATCTAAATATCTCGGGTGATATTGAGGACGGAAACGGGAATATCACTTCAAGTTATCAAGACGATAACTTAGAATTAGCGCTAAATTCACAGGTAGAGCTAGATTCGGTGAAACCTAGAGCGAATCTTAATTTAGATTTAAAAGGAGCCAGGTTACAGGAACTGGGACTGGCATCCCGGGATATTCGATTGGCCTTTAAACTGGCCGCGCAGTATGAGGGAAATGCAGAAGAATATGAAACCTACGCCGATATTAAAGATGCGGTTGTAGTGTATGATAATGATACCTATCTCCCCGGCGACTTAAGCGCTCACGCTTTTGTACGCACCGATTCTACTTCGTTACAGATTAGCAATAAAATTTTAGAACTGGATTTAAAATCTAATGCCGATCCCGTAGATTTATCTACCGCACTAAATCGACATTACGAATCTTATTTTACCGAAGTAGATCCTTTAGATACCGTGCACACGCCAGTGAATTTAAAACTGCGTGGTACTATCATGGATGATCCTGTTTTAAGCGAAGTTTTCTTATCTAATTTAGAAGAATTAGATACTATTCATATTGAAGCCGATTTTAATGAAAAAGAGCGAAAACTGGATGCCCTGGTAAGTTTGCCTTATATAAATTATTATAGCAGTGAGATTGACAGCCTGGAATTCAGTTTAAATTCAGATCCTGAGAATTTTGAATTTAACCTTGGGTTCAATGCCATTAATTCGGGACCGATCGCTATTCAGAAAACCGATTTTTACGGAAGCCTTACAGAAGATAAACTTTTACTTGATTTCACTTCTATGCAGGGTGAAGAAAGTTTAATTCATATGGCTTCAGAAATCACAAAACCGGGAGACAGCCTTAAATTTCATATTAATCCGGAAGATTTAATATTGAATAAAAAGGAATGGAATATTGCTGCAAACAATGAAATGATTGTGTTCGATCAGGAAATTACTGCGAATAATTTCAGATTAAGCCGAAATAACCAGGAAATGCTGTTAAGCAGTGAACTATCCTATTCAGACAAAAATCATATTGGTTTAGAGTTTAATAACTTCAATTTAAGCGCATTACTTAATTATTTAAATCCTGAAGAAGAATTAGCCACCGGGCAATTAAACGGTCATTTAATTTTTGAAGACCCTTTGCAAAAAATCGGAATTCTTGCAGGAATGGAGATCAACCAATTAAATGTAATGCAGGTTGAACTTGGTAAACTAACTTTAAATTCTACGCCTAAAGCCGATTTTTTATATGATGTTGGCCTGGCGATAAAAGGTGAGAATGTAGATCTTGATATGAGTGGCGATTTCCAGGCGCTGGATTCTACTACCGCGTTAGATATGGAAATGCAGATTAATAAAATTAGCATGAAAACAGTGGAAGGTTTTTCAATGGGGGCCATTAATAATGGTGAAGGAAGCTTTTCTGGAAATTTAAGCCTTGGAGGAACTACTACAGAACCGGAATATAACGGGCAGCTTCAGTTTGATGAAGCGCAATTTCGTGTAGCTTTACTTAATGCGCTATTTAAATTTCCGTCAGAAACCTTGAAATTTGATAATGCGGGAATCTATTTTAATGAATTTAAAGTTGAAGATAAGGATGCAAACTCGTTTGTAATAAACGGCGAAATATTAACCGAAAATCTATTGAACCCAAGCTTTGATTTAGATTTTAGAGCCAGGAATTTCCAGGTGCTTAACTCTACAAAAGAAGATAATGAAATGTTTTATGGTACCGCCACGTTTGATGCCGACGCCACTTTAACCGGCGATCTTAATATTCCTAATTTAGATATGGATATTACTGTAGGTTCTAATACCGATTTCACGTACGTAATGGTGGAAGAAGAATTGGCGATGCAGGAACGAGACGGAGTAGTGATTTTTACAAACCGTGAAGATCCTGATGATATCCTTACCGGTAACGAGGAAGAAGAATCGGCTACGCTTACTGGTTATAATATTAACGCCAGGATTAATATTAATGAAGATGCTGCATTCAGTATAATTATAGATGAACAAACCGGTGATAATTTTAGAGTAAAAGGAGAGGGAGAATTAAATTTTAATATTTCACCTAACGGAAGAATGACGCTGGCGGGCCGCTACACAATGAGTGACGGTCATTATGAAATGAGCTTATATAATTTGGTGAAACGTAGATTTGATATCGCTGAAGGTAGCCGAATTACCTGGGCAGGAGATCCTTTTGATGCTACGTTAGATGTGAGTGCCATTTATAGGGTAGAAGCATCACCTTCGTCTCTTATGGCTACAACCCAAGGCGCTGCAGATGATCCGTCGTTTAGAAGAGAATTACCATTTTTGGTTTATCTTAATGTAGATGGAGAATTAATGCAGCCTAAATTATCTTTTGGACTGCAAATGCCAGAAGAAGAACGGGGCTCAGGTGGAGGCCGGGTTTATGGTCGTTTACAACAATTGAACAGTCAGGAAGCAGAGTTAAATAAACAGGTTTTTTCCTTATTGGTACTTAACCGTTTTTACCCAACTTCAGGAAGTGCTGGAGACGGTGGCGGAAATCTTTCTATTGCTCGCGATAATTTAAATCAGGCGCTTTCAGATCAATTAAATGTGTTCTCAGATAAATTACTGGGAGATACCGGCGTTGAACTAAATTTTGGAGTAGACAGTTATACCGATTACCAGGGAAATACGGCTACCGAACGTACACAGGTAGATATTGAAGCACAAAAACGTTTACTGGACGATCGTTTAATTGTAAGTGTAGGGAGCGAAGTAGATGTGCAGGGAAGTAATCGTCCCGGGGAAGAAGCGAGTCCGTTGATTGGAAATGTAAGCATAGAGTATTTACTTACCGAAACCGGGAGATTTAGGTTAAAAGGTTTTAGAAGAAATGAGTTTGAAAATGTTATAGACGGCCAGCTTATTGTTAGCGGGATAGCCTTTATTTTTACTCGGGAATTCAATGAATTTCAGGAGTTATGGGATAATTTCTTTTTGAAAGAAGACGAAGAAGAGCAGGCCGAGAATAAGGAAGAAAAAAATTAATAGGTGTAATCAGAATTTTACAAGACTCCCAGGAATTATTAAAATATCGGGATAATGTAAGTTGGTGCCAAATGAACCCTTTAGGATTGAAATTATTATAAATGAAAATTTACTTAAAATATATCGCATATCTATGCGCAGTGCTTTTTCTCCTGCAAGCTTGTAATGTGAAGAAATTTGTTCCTGAAGACGAATTGCTTTACAAGGGAGCCAAAATTACCATGGAGAGCGACACAAGTATTAAAAAGCGTGCCCGTTTAAAAGCAGAGCTGGAATCGGTTTTAAGGCCAGAACCCAATAGTTCTTTTCTAGGAATGCAACCGGGACTTTATTTTCATTATAAAGCTCAGCGCGAGAAGCCTGGTTTCATCAATAAATTTTTAAACAAGCAAATAGGGGAAGAGCCGGTTTACGCAAGTGATGTAGATCCTCTTAGAACTGAAGATTTGCTAAAAAACCGGTTAGAAAATAGAGGTTTTTTCTATAGTACTGTGGTTTCAACAGTAAACCGCAAAGAAGAAAAGAAAGAAATGAAAGTGGATTATACTGCTAAAGTTCCCAGTCCATATTTACTGGAAAAATATCAGTTAGATTCAGATTCACTTCAAATTTATAAGGAGATTAGTAACAATTTAGAAGCTTCGCCTATAGAAAGTGGAATGCGGTTCGATCTTGCTACCTTAAAAATGGAAAGAGAGAGAATTGATGCCGATTTAAAATCAAAAGGCTATTATAATTTCAATCCAGGATTTTTAATTTTTGAAGCAGATACCAATCAATATGAACATAAGAATTTTGACCTGTTTTTAAGGCTAAAGAAAGATGTTCCTACCGAAAGTATAATACCTTATAAATTAGAGAGCGTTAATATTTATCCCAATTATGAAGTGGGCACCGATAGCACTACGGCAAAAACCCGCTATGCCGAAAAGAACTTTTTTCAGAAAGAATTATTTTTTAAACCAAAACATTTAGATCCTTACATTTTGCTGGAAGAAGGTCAGTTCTATAATCCTGAAAATTCCCGAAATACAGCCAGGAGGTTGGGAGAGATTGGAGCTTACAAATTTGTAAATATAAATTATACCGAAATAGATAGTTTATCTACCGATAGCTTGGGTGTGCTGGAAACCAATATCTATCTTTCTCCATTAAATAAACGCTCCTTGCGGGCAGAAATCCAGGCAGTAACAAAATCTAACGGATTTACAGGCCCAAGTTTAGCTTTAGGCTATACGAACAGGAATCTTTTTAAGGGCGGAGAAATTCTAAATATTACCGGGGATTTTGGTTATGAAGTTCAAACCGGCGGAGGCACGCAGGCAGGATTAAACAGTATACAATTAGGTTTACAGGGAGATCTTATTTTCCCCAGGTTATTATTTCCTATAAATTTTGATAAAAACTGGTTTTCGTATTCGATTCCTAAAACCAAGACAAGTTTGGGCTTTGATTATCTTACCCGAAGTAAGCTTTTTAGCCTGGGGTCTGTTTCTGCGAGGTTTGGTTATCTCTGGAATGCGAATCGTTTTGTAACCCACGAGTTCTATCCTATATCTTTAAATTATGTAAACCTGGGTAATACCACTCAGGAATTTCAGGATATATTAGACGATAACCCATTTTTAGAACGAAGTTTTAACCAGGAATTTATTGCCGGTCTAACTTATTCTTTTCTCTATAACGGTCTTATAGACGGGAATAGCAGACATCAATTCTTTATAAATTCAACCGTGGATATTGCCGGGAATTTAGTAGATGCCATAAGCGGGCGGGGAGACGAAGATCCGCAAACATTTTTAAACCTGGAATACGCCCAGTACGCCAAGGCCGATATAGATTTGCGATATCATTTAAAAACAGGATCAGATTCTAAAATAGCGACCAGACTGTTTGCCGGTTATGGGTTGCCTTATGGAAATTCTGAGGTTTTACCCTTTACAAAACAATATTTTGCCGGTGGCCCTTATAGCGTAAGAGCTTTTAATACGCGATCTTTAGGTCCCGGTACCTATACTCCGCCAAACGAAGAAGGTGCATTTTTTGACCAGGCCGGGAATATAAGGCTGGAAGCAAATCTAGAATATCGTTTTCCGCTTTTTCCATATTTATACGGAGCCGTTTTTGCCGATGCCGGGAATGTTTGGAACACAGGTGAAAATAGTACTCTTGTGGGAGGAGAATTTAGTAAAGATTTTATGAACGAACTTGGGATTGGTACCGGCTTTGGTTTAAGGGTAGATATTCAAAGTTTTGTGATTCGGGTAGATTTGGCCGCGCCTTTACACGATCCTTCTTTACAGGAAGGTGAGCGTTGGGAATTTGATTACGCAAATCCCGTGCTTAATTTTGCCATTGGTTATCCCTTCTAAAAGTGTTGAAAATGCATAAAGAAATTTTAAAACACGTTACTTCAAAAATCGAACTCTCCGACGAAGAACAACGGGAATTTGTAGGTGTTCTATCAGAAAAGCGTATTTCAAAGAAAGAATTTTTAATTGAAGCCGGGCAGCCGGTAGATTGTGAATATTATGTAGTTAAGGGATGTTTAAAAGCCTTTTATTTAGATGAAGAAGGCAATAAACATATTATTCAGTTTGCAGTAGAAGATTGGTGGATAAGCGATTTTGAAGCATTCTTCGGAAATTATCCCGCCCAGTTATATGTTGAAGCCATAGAAGATTCGGTTCTTCTTGGAATTCATCGTGATACTCTCGAAACTTTATATAAGCGAATTCCTAAATTTGAACGTTTTTTCAGAATAAAAACTACGAATGCTTTTGTAGCCTTAAGGAGTAGAATTCTTTCTTCACTTCAAAAAAATAACAAAGAACGTTACCTTGAATTTTGTAAAACCTATCCCGAAATTGAAAAACGCGTGCCCAATTACCATATTGCAAATTACCTGGGTATAAAGCCCGAAAGCCTTAGTCGCCTAAGAAAGGAGCTTTTCTAGCTTAACATTTTTTAACAGGCACGGCTAACATACATCAAGTATTTTCTTTCTCATTTCATCTAATTTAGCTCATTAATTGAGTCTTGAAATTTCACGATATTTTTTAGGATTTTCATTCTTAATTATACGCTGGTCTTATCCAGGGATTGTATTAAAAATTGCTATGAAAAAGATTAATAAAATCAACCAAAAACAATTATGAGTAAAGAACAAAACTTATTAAAGTCATATAATTTAAACGGATTAGAGCTTCCCAATAGAGTGGTGATGGCACCAATGACAAGAAGTAGAGCTGATAATCCTGAAAATACGCCAATTGAAGGTTTGCACGATGTTTATTATACCCAAAGAGCTTCTGCGGGACTTATTATTACTGAAGGTTCCCAGGTTTCTAAAGAAGCTGTGGGGTATGTTAATACACCCGGAATTTATAGTAAAGAACAGGTAGAAGGCTGGAAAATGGTAAATAAAAAAGTGCACGAAGCTAATGGCCGCATGTTCATTCAGCTTTGGCACGTGGGGAGAATGTCTCACCCAGATTTTCACAATGGGGATTTACCTTTGTCATCTTCTGCCATAAATCCTGAAGCCCAATCTTTTACTCCAGGAGGCTTCAAAGATACCGTGACGCCAAAAGAAATGACTATTGAAGATATTAAAAGAACTATTCAGGATTTCAAAAATGCGGCGAAAAATTCAATGGAAGCTAATTTTGACGGGATAGAAATTCATTCTTCCAATGGTTACCTATTTCACCAGTTTTTTAATGGAACTTCTAATAAAAGAAATGACGAATACGGTGGAAGCATAGAAAATCGTGCAAAGATCTTATTTGAAACTATAGATGCGATTAAAGAGGTTATGCCAGAGCAAAAAATTAGTTTAAGGTTAAACCCTTCACTTAACGGCATTTTTGGAATGACGATGGATGAGGAAACCATTCCAACTTTCGATTATATTATTAAGAAACTGAATGATTATAATCTTGCATATTTGCATTTATCAGAACCTTTTAATGATGTTTCTGAAGTACC is a window of Salegentibacter salegens DNA encoding:
- the tamL gene encoding translocation and assembly module lipoprotein TamL, giving the protein MKIYLKYIAYLCAVLFLLQACNVKKFVPEDELLYKGAKITMESDTSIKKRARLKAELESVLRPEPNSSFLGMQPGLYFHYKAQREKPGFINKFLNKQIGEEPVYASDVDPLRTEDLLKNRLENRGFFYSTVVSTVNRKEEKKEMKVDYTAKVPSPYLLEKYQLDSDSLQIYKEISNNLEASPIESGMRFDLATLKMERERIDADLKSKGYYNFNPGFLIFEADTNQYEHKNFDLFLRLKKDVPTESIIPYKLESVNIYPNYEVGTDSTTAKTRYAEKNFFQKELFFKPKHLDPYILLEEGQFYNPENSRNTARRLGEIGAYKFVNINYTEIDSLSTDSLGVLETNIYLSPLNKRSLRAEIQAVTKSNGFTGPSLALGYTNRNLFKGGEILNITGDFGYEVQTGGGTQAGLNSIQLGLQGDLIFPRLLFPINFDKNWFSYSIPKTKTSLGFDYLTRSKLFSLGSVSARFGYLWNANRFVTHEFYPISLNYVNLGNTTQEFQDILDDNPFLERSFNQEFIAGLTYSFLYNGLIDGNSRHQFFINSTVDIAGNLVDAISGRGDEDPQTFLNLEYAQYAKADIDLRYHLKTGSDSKIATRLFAGYGLPYGNSEVLPFTKQYFAGGPYSVRAFNTRSLGPGTYTPPNEEGAFFDQAGNIRLEANLEYRFPLFPYLYGAVFADAGNVWNTGENSTLVGGEFSKDFMNELGIGTGFGLRVDIQSFVIRVDLAAPLHDPSLQEGERWEFDYANPVLNFAIGYPF
- a CDS encoding alkene reductase codes for the protein MSKEQNLLKSYNLNGLELPNRVVMAPMTRSRADNPENTPIEGLHDVYYTQRASAGLIITEGSQVSKEAVGYVNTPGIYSKEQVEGWKMVNKKVHEANGRMFIQLWHVGRMSHPDFHNGDLPLSSSAINPEAQSFTPGGFKDTVTPKEMTIEDIKRTIQDFKNAAKNSMEANFDGIEIHSSNGYLFHQFFNGTSNKRNDEYGGSIENRAKILFETIDAIKEVMPEQKISLRLNPSLNGIFGMTMDEETIPTFDYIIKKLNDYNLAYLHLSEPFNDVSEVPYAVTEIAKRYRPMYNGTLMINAGFDQESGNKVIEEGNADLVAFGKPYISNPDLVERFAENIPLSDWDSDTFYVPGKKGYIDYEAKARKQEA
- a CDS encoding Crp/Fnr family transcriptional regulator, giving the protein MHKEILKHVTSKIELSDEEQREFVGVLSEKRISKKEFLIEAGQPVDCEYYVVKGCLKAFYLDEEGNKHIIQFAVEDWWISDFEAFFGNYPAQLYVEAIEDSVLLGIHRDTLETLYKRIPKFERFFRIKTTNAFVALRSRILSSLQKNNKERYLEFCKTYPEIEKRVPNYHIANYLGIKPESLSRLRKELF